In Heyndrickxia vini, the sequence CCATTCTTGTATTGTACGACTAATGAATAGTCCGGATGATCTTCCAAACGAAGAATGGCATTTTCTCCATAAATGATCGTTGAGTTATCTTCACTTGAAACATAGGACCAACTTGCGGCAAGTGTTCCCATAATTCCACTTTCTGTTTTCAAAATGCAAACAGCATTATCATCAACCGTCGTTTCTTTTTTAGCAACTGTATCTACAAAAGCAGCAACTTCTACAATGTCTTCGTTTAATAAATAACGAAGTAAATCGGTTTTGTGCACACCTAAATCACCCATTGCCCCGATAAATGCTTCGTCTTTCTCAAAAAACCAACTATTTGAGCCATCGGCACTCCATCTTTCTGGTCCGCCATGACCAAATGCTGTCCGGAAACTATAAATTTTTCCTACATCACCTGATTCTATTAATTTACGCGCTTTCACATGAGAGCTGACAAATCGCTGATTATGGGCAATCATCAACTTTTTACCATTCCTTTGTGCAGCTTCAATCATTGCTTTCGCTTCTTCTTCAGATGTAGCCATTGGCTTTTCACAAAGAACATGTTTTCCGGCATTTAATGCCGCAACAGAAATGGGTGCATGAAGATAGTTTGGCGTACATACACTAACTGCTTCAATTTCATCGTCCGCAAGGAGCTCTTCATAGTTCTTGTAAAATTTCGTTCCATATTGCTCCGCTCTTTCTTTAGCACGATCTTCAACGATATCGCACACTGCAATAATTTCTGCATTTTCATTTATTACATACTCTGGGATATGACGATGTGTGGCAATACTTCCGCAACCGATAATACCAACTTTAATCTTACTCATCCTTTATTCCTCCTTTTAAATGATATTTTTTCGTATTAAAAATAAAGTTTTTAACCAACTATTTTATTGATATTTCTTCTAAAGGTTTTGCATTTCCATAAACGGGTCTTTCATGCTCCGTCGGTGCAGTCCATTTAACGGCATTCGTAATGACGCGCTGAATTTTTTCATTATGGTATGTTGGATACGTTTCATGTCCTGGTCGGAAATAGAAAATTTTCCCGTTACCCCGACGGTATGTACAACCGCTTCGGAATACTTCTCCACCTTCGAACCAGCTTAGGAATACGAGCTCATCTGGTGCAGGTATATCAAAATGTTCACCATACATTTCTTCTCTATCTAGTTCAATGTATTCGCCAATTCCAGATACAATAGGATGACTTGGATCCACTACCCAAAGTCTTTCACGGTCATCTGCTTCACGCCATTTTAAATCACAAGAAGTCCCCATTAATGTTTTAAATACTTTTGAGAAATGTCCGGAGTGAAGGACGATTAATCCCATCCCATTAAGAACGTGTTGGACTACTTTTTTAACTACTTCATCAGATACTTCGTTATGTGCAATATGTCCCCACCATACAAGAACATCAGTATTGGCTAAAACCTCATCAGTTAAGCCGTGTTCAGGCTCATCCAATGTTGCTGTTTGAACATCTGCTCCCTCCTTTTCTAGAAAGCTAGCAATCGCTCCATGTATTCCATTTGGATAATTTTGTGCAACTACGGGATTTTTCTTTTCGTGTCGATGTTCATTCCAGACTGTGACTTTTACCATGTTTAAAACACTCCTTTTTTTTAATAATCGTCCTATGGCTTTTTATAAAGTCGGCTCCATTTATCTTTTCTATTCTTTTACCGAACCACTCGTAAGACCTGAAACGATTCGGCGCTGAAATGCTAGTACTAAAATAACTAATGGAACGGTTACAACGATTGTAGCAGCCGCGATTTCCCCCAGCGGAATGGAAAATTGACCTTGGAACATAGCTATTCCAACTGGGACAGTTTTAAATTTTTCATCCGTATTGATTGTTAAGGCAAATAGAAACTCATTCCACGCCGCGATAAACACGAGAATAGCTGTTGTAAAAATCCCCGGTGCCGCTAATGGAAAAATCACCTTCCAATATGTTTGCATCATTGAAGCACCATCGATTTTCGCGGCTTCTTCTAAATCATAAGGAATCTTTCTAAAAAACGTTACAAGAATCCAAATCGATAATGGGAGAGTAATCGTCGTATAAGGAATGATTAATCCCAAATAAGAATTTGTTAAGCCAAGATTTTTCAAAAAGATGTAGATGGGTGAAATCGTAGCGATTTGTGGAAACATCGAAACGGACAACACAAGGCCGAGAATAAATGTTTTCCCTTTAAATTGAAAGCGCGCAATCGCATAAGCCGCGAAAGAAGCGATAAATACGGTATAAATCGTTGTGATCGCTGAAACGACGAAACTATTCCATAGAT encodes:
- a CDS encoding Gfo/Idh/MocA family protein, which produces MSKIKVGIIGCGSIATHRHIPEYVINENAEIIAVCDIVEDRAKERAEQYGTKFYKNYEELLADDEIEAVSVCTPNYLHAPISVAALNAGKHVLCEKPMATSEEEAKAMIEAAQRNGKKLMIAHNQRFVSSHVKARKLIESGDVGKIYSFRTAFGHGGPERWSADGSNSWFFEKDEAFIGAMGDLGVHKTDLLRYLLNEDIVEVAAFVDTVAKKETTVDDNAVCILKTESGIMGTLAASWSYVSSEDNSTIIYGENAILRLEDHPDYSLVVQYKNGEVVKYELGKIQSNEDGGQNNTHVIENFINSIVENSEVPINGEEGMKSLKVILAALESSKTGKVEKVHL
- a CDS encoding ThuA domain-containing protein, whose protein sequence is MVKVTVWNEHRHEKKNPVVAQNYPNGIHGAIASFLEKEGADVQTATLDEPEHGLTDEVLANTDVLVWWGHIAHNEVSDEVVKKVVQHVLNGMGLIVLHSGHFSKVFKTLMGTSCDLKWREADDRERLWVVDPSHPIVSGIGEYIELDREEMYGEHFDIPAPDELVFLSWFEGGEVFRSGCTYRRGNGKIFYFRPGHETYPTYHNEKIQRVITNAVKWTAPTEHERPVYGNAKPLEEISIK
- a CDS encoding carbohydrate ABC transporter permease: MQKKSSFLFYVLLFVFVFVVMFPFLWMLITSIKPMTELFGDKAFTPFTTKPTIKSYMSVFLDYPFVRYLWNSFVVSAITTIYTVFIASFAAYAIARFQFKGKTFILGLVLSVSMFPQIATISPIYIFLKNLGLTNSYLGLIIPYTTITLPLSIWILVTFFRKIPYDLEEAAKIDGASMMQTYWKVIFPLAAPGIFTTAILVFIAAWNEFLFALTINTDEKFKTVPVGIAMFQGQFSIPLGEIAAATIVVTVPLVILVLAFQRRIVSGLTSGSVKE